Within Microbacterium oryzae, the genomic segment GTACCACCTTTGAAATCGACGGCGAGCATGAGGGCGTCCCACGGGGTGTCTGCGATCTGCGCGACGAGCTCGGCCGCCTCGAGACGGCGACCGGGGCCATCCGCGAGCACGAGCACGCTGGGGCCGGCGCCCGAGACGACGGCCGCGAACCCCTCCGCACGCAGCGCCTGCACGAGCCGGTTGGTCTCGGGCATGGCCTCCGCGCGGTAGTTCTGGTGGAGCTTGTCGTCGGTCGCGGCCAGCAGCAGCTCGGGGCTCTGCGTGAGCGCGGCGATGAGGAGGGCCGAGCGCGAGACGTTGAACACGGCGTCCTCGCGCGGCACCTGCAGCGGCTGCAGGGTGCGGGCGAGCGAGGTCGACATGGTCGTCTCCGGCACGAAGACGACGGGCGCGACGCCGCGGTGCACGAGCAGCTTCTTGTGCTGCGGGCCGGTCTCGTCCATCCACGCGATCGTGAGCCCGCCGAACAGCGCGGGCGCGACGTTGTCGGGGTGTCCCTCCAGCTCGGTCGCGAGGCGCAGCAGGTCGTTCTCCGACAGCTCCACCTCGCCCTCGAGCAGGCCCTTCGCCGCGAGCACGCCGGCCGAGACCGCCGCGCCCGACGAGCCCAGACCTCGCCCGTGCGGCACGCCGTTGTGAGCGACGAGCCGCAGGCCGGGAGCGGGGCGGTCGACGTCGGCGAAGACGTGGCGGATGGCCCGCACGATCAGGTGGGAGCCGTCACGCGGGATGTGCTCGGCTCCCGAGCCGCTGACCTCGATCTCGAGCTCGCCCTCGGGCAGGGTCGTGACGGTGAGCTCGTCGTACGCCGACAGCGCGAGACCCAGGGTGTCGAACCCGGGGCCGAGGTTGGCGCTCGTGGCCGGCACGCGGACGTGCACCGAGCGCCGAGGTGGCGTCACGCGGGCGCTCCGACGGGCGAGAGTCCCAGCACCTCGGCGACGTCGCGGGGCGCGGCGTCGACGACGGTCGGGGTGACCTGCGACCCATCCTCCTGCGTGAGGGCC encodes:
- the thrB gene encoding homoserine kinase: MTPPRRSVHVRVPATSANLGPGFDTLGLALSAYDELTVTTLPEGELEIEVSGSGAEHIPRDGSHLIVRAIRHVFADVDRPAPGLRLVAHNGVPHGRGLGSSGAAVSAGVLAAKGLLEGEVELSENDLLRLATELEGHPDNVAPALFGGLTIAWMDETGPQHKKLLVHRGVAPVVFVPETTMSTSLARTLQPLQVPREDAVFNVSRSALLIAALTQSPELLLAATDDKLHQNYRAEAMPETNRLVQALRAEGFAAVVSGAGPSVLVLADGPGRRLEAAELVAQIADTPWDALMLAVDFKGGTVREVPVGAE